The Anolis sagrei isolate rAnoSag1 chromosome 6, rAnoSag1.mat, whole genome shotgun sequence genome includes the window CTCTGttcaaaaacttccagagaaggaaactccaccacattccaaaatgtattccactgtcaaaaggtctcatgatttaaaaaaaaaaaacaacgttcaggtgtaatctcttttcctgcagttcagAGTCACTGCTTTGtgccttgggatgcatctacactgtatttatttaaatttatttatttctagcatttctatcccatccttctcaacccccgaagggggactcaggacggcttacacttggcaacaattcaattcaATATCGAAGTAGAAcgtctgacactactttaactgtcatggctcaaggctagGGAATCTTGGTATTTGTGatttggtgaggcatccacattttttaatagagaaggccaaagaccttgtcaaactacaactcctaggattctatggcattcagtcatagcagttaaactgAAACTGAACTGATATTATGGTGCCGATGCAGGGTAGCCCTGATCAAAGCCATCTTTGATATACCACATGCTATAGGCTGTATATCGGGGGAAGAAACAggtaaaaccacttctgagtgtccctgctgggaaaaaaatgaaattaatgtGCTTGCCATATgctgacaagtgacttgaagacacatgtaCACATAATGAGAAGTAAATTTTAGGTGATTCAGTTGTAATAACATCAAACATTTCCCTGTGAAAAGAAAAGCAACTGAGAGTAAGAATacaagaggtttttttaaaaaaacatgcattTCAAAAACAGGTTCAGAAagtcatgtttttaaaaagcaaaaagctGTATTGATTCCAAAGAAAACAGCTGCTGTAGAAACAACTTGCATTAgatttctcattttctttccaGATACAAAAATTTACAAACAATTATTCCACAAAGGAGGATATATAATGGGGAATTAcccttgttttgttctgttcatttttctttatataataCACACTTGTGTGTAATGTGAACTGAATGGGTTTCATTCCCTTTACTGGATTTGGTTGTGATTTTTTTGTCATTGTCACAAGTACAAGAATtacaatattacattttgttaagAAATATGTTATAATCTATTGCCTGCATTATTTAATTGGTTTGTTTATGTGTTTAGGCTATTGATGTCTCATTGTTCAGCTACGGATgttctcagggcagattacaaattGATCATTTGACAATACCCTGCTCTCAGGCTTACAAGACATGGTGGCAGCGTGTGTGATGTCCTGCAGACAcagctttttcttctcttttgctgAGGCAAGGACAGTGACAGTTGAGATGGAAGAAAGACCATGGAtttgcttcaggaacatggaaTAGTGGAGCTGTGTCTGTCTCCTTGTCTTCTATTTCTGTAAACATTACCTGTTTTTGCTTACATTGAGGCTGAGCTAGCATGGTGTAGTGTCTCAACATTagaccatgactctggagaccagagttcaaatccacaCTCAGCCACTGAGTGACTTGGACAAGCCATGCTCTCTTAGCCTCAAAAGGAGACAAAGGCACCCCTTCCTCAAATAAATCTTGTCAAAAAACTCCTTGATAAGTTCATTACTTATGCTGCCTATTTAACCTTAACAGGCGGATTTTTTGAAGTGCCACATTAAAGATTAACTTTCTTAAAACCCTACTCATGGCTTCTTTCACTTCCTTGTTTCTCAGGCTGTAAATGAGGGGGTTAAGTATAGGAGTCAGGACAGTGGAGGACAAAGATTTATGCGACTTAAATGTCTGGAACGAGGCAGAAGATAGACAAGCATAAGTGTTCCATAATACAAGGCAACTACAGTGAGATGTGAGGAACAGGTAGAGAAGGCCTTCTGCCTCCCTGAGGTTGATGGGATCCTAAGGATAGTAACAATGATGAAAACATAGGATGACAGGGTGAGGATAAAGGGTGGGAAAGTGAATACACAGGCATATACGAAAGAGTGTAGTTCAACTGAATGTGTGTCACTGCAAGAGATATATCTGATGTCTGGAATGACATCACAGAAAAAATGATCAATTTCGCCAGAGCCACAGAAAGAGAGCTCTGTCACTTTCATAGTTAAACTGGTGCTAACCAATATACCACATACCCAAGAGACAGCTGCTAATTGAACACTCATCCTGGCATTCATAATAGTGGCATAGTGGAGTGGCTTGCATATTGCCAAGTATCTGTCATAAGACATCATAGCTAGGAGATAGCATTCAGCCCCTCCCAAGAGggcaaaagtgaaaaactgcacaAAACAGGCTCTCATAGATATGCTTTTTTCTCTTATCAAAAAATTTGACAACATGTTTGGCAGGACAGTTGAGCTACAGCAGGATTCCAAGAAGGACAGGTTCCCCAAGAAGAAGTACATAGGAGTGTGAAGGTGTCGATCAGTCACAACCAGGAAAACAATGAGAAGGTTTCCAGCCATGGTTCCCAAATAGATCAGTAAGAAAATGAGGAAGAGAAGAACTTGGAAGTTTTGAAGATCCCCAAATCCCAGAAGTACGAATTCAGATATAATAGTCTGGttcttccatttttcattttcattgtgttgcatctggaaaataaataaacagtattgTGTAATTTAAGACTTTGTAAAGTGAAACTAGACAGAAACTTGCAAGTAAACTGGTTTTGGGAAGAAGACAGGTACCATCCCACTTTGAGGAACCCAAAGTTACACAAATAGCCAGGGTTAAAATATTGCTGCACTAAATACTGCCAGAAAAAACAAACACCATGTCGTTGTCACCATGTCATCTAAACACAAGCTTAGCTGAGACTGGAAATATCCGGCTTATGGCCCCATATTTTCCCACCCTGCCTTTTCCACATTTATCTAATAGTACTGCAAGGGGAAAGAAGTTAAGAGCTTCTCCATGACATTTAACACTTTTTGATAGACAATTCACTGTAATGCCTGAGATGTTTCTGATATATTTCTGCCTCTGATCTGAGAAAGACTGCTTGGTGTAACCTTTTAAAACGAAAGAGAACAGACAGTTAATGTCTTGTGTATGTATGTTCTCTCAAGTCGCCTGTCAACTCATGTTGccctcatgaatttcacagagttttcttacaCAATGAACACTCAAAGGTGATTTTTaccagtttcttcttctgaaatgtgGTCCATAGCACCTGGTATCCATTTGTGGCCTCTCATCCAATTAGTAACCAAGGCTGATCCTCTTGAGTTTCCGTTGATAAGATACAATCTTGTTTCTTTATAATATTTAAGCATTTCTGTTGGTACCAGTACCAGCTAGTAATGTACTCCTCTTCATTTGCTGCCTACACTGAAGGCACATAGGAATCTTGGGAACACTTCAAAGAAATCCCAGGTCCTTTCTGACTCTTCTGCTGATGACTCAGACTGTCTGGCCTTCAATGGCCCTTCCAACACTTGAAGACAATTTGTCCTCACTATATTTACTTTGAGTGTGCTACCCAGTCTTGGGTGTTTATTATCCTATCTTTCTCACAATATAGTTTACAGTgtaagttaaaacaaaataatagaaGCAGGAATTTCTTATAAAATCAAATCAATTTAATATCCTGTTAAACAAAACCTTCTTCTCAATTAATTAAATGTGGAAGGCCTATCTAAAGAAAACAGATCTTTACCTGCTGGTAAAAATCAATCTTTACACATCGTGAGAGTTTTatctgggttttttccccccGAATTGAGCAtttatttagggttttttttttcaaaatacaaatttATTAAATTTTAAATATGAATGAAAAAGAATAGATGGGTAAAATacaaagaaagagggggaaagtggtatgttttattgattagcccattggccgtatcaaaaacatttgacaaagaaagggaaagaatggaagaagaaaTAAGATATGGTCTAGGGACAGGCATAAACATACTGTAATCTTGTAATACTCCCAAATATTTTGTTGATAGCTGGTATCAGTAACTGATACTTTTCCACAGACGAATCATTAAAATATTCTGACATTGAATGATTAATGGTGCATATTTTTCCTTCCAGCCTTGGAGCAATGTTTTATCTATAGTAGCAGTATCACAGAATTataaagttgaaagagactaCAAGGATCATCCTggccaaccctctgccatgcaggaaaatacaatcaaagcactctcaatagatgaccatccagtctgtgCTTAAAAACATCTAGAGGAGAAGACTTTATGATGCTTCAAAGCaatatattccactgccaaactactcttaccatcaagaagttctgGAATGAAGGATCCAAACAACCTAATCAAATAGTGGTGGTTTgtgttgtatattcatataagCGTGTAGTGGCAGAGACAATACTCATTGGATATGCTTGTGATTTATATCCTTCTCCACATTTCAAACCCACTTACAGTGATGAGATGGTCTAAAGCTGGCCTGCCAACTCATGGCTCTCcaagtcttttggacttcaactcccagaattcatgtCCATTGGACGAACTGCCTAGAGTTTCTGCAAGGTGGAGGTCTAAACAGATTGTGCAGGCTGGTCTAATGCCTTCAAAAACTTACACAAAATAAAATTCCTGAGAGGTAAATGCTCTGCCTTGAAAGCTCAACATAATCATCTTGATGCTCAACATAATCATCTGGTGCTAATCAAGCAACTCAGAacatattttcttgtttttaatgTGACTCAGTAATATCTCtgatgcagtcactgttgcccatttttggtctaaaaaatATTTAACCaattgtgctccctctattttatcagttttatacttacttATACAATACTTttgacacaaaaataaaataataatatctctgGTGAACAAAAAATACTTTTACTTATGGGCTAATATTGCAACAAATATAATGCTACCCAAAAgcaaatatttatgtttttgagAATAAAAGAAATAGACAGGAGATTTGTCAAATCTTTTCCAAGACCATTTTATTCAGGGTTtgtttgaggctgagagtgtgtgatccAAACAAGGTCACCTAGtaagtttccatgactgagtgaggattcaaactctgTTCTTCAGAGCcagagtccaatgctcaaaccactacaccaacggttctcaaactgtgctccatggagctcTTACGGCTCCATGAAGCACAATCAGGGGCTCTGGAGGGCCCAGTGGCCCTCCCCCTCCTTACCTATGAAGCATACAACACATGAAGCCCTGATGCTGCCAGTGTGGCCTAGGAGGCTCTTCTCCTAGAAGGCTCTCCTCAGCCGCAATCAGCATGATCAACAGAGCCTCCCCACAGCAGCCACCAGCATGACTTTCCTGCCACCAGTTTGAATGTGCTTTTACTGCAAGGCAAAAGCAGGTTGGACAGAGTGGCCCCtggggatgttgttgttgttgttgttgttgttgttgtcgcaaaggctggatgaccatctgttggggatgctttgactgtgctttacCTGCAAGGCAGAAAGCGTTTTTtcgtctttattttaaatattatacagttctttatttatttatttttacactacaaacaagatatgtatagtgtgcataagaatttgttcatggtttgtttgtttttcaattagttcacacaaatattctccatccatctgccactggcccggtccttctgtcaaattttaaaatgcaatgcagccCCTATGTCCAAAAGtctcttggggctccacaataaaTTTTtccttgatatatatatatatatatatatatataggattgcattgaaaaatgtacctgtcctgacttacatacaaattcaacttaagaacaaacctacagaatctttcttgttcataacttggggactgcctgcattgtGAGGCaatttttcattaaaaaagaGACTTATGAAGGGCCCCAAGAACTATTTTGAGATGCTCTATAAGTGGATCCTCCCAGTTCAGTTAAGAGTCCTGGAAGGATCCTGCAGTTCTAAACTGGCAAGAAAATGGAAATCTTCCAACTGCAGACCATATATATCTAACATGTGCAAAATATGTGGATGGAGCCATGTGAATAAACTTGAAGCAAGTTCACAATTTCCATAAAACCCTTCTCCTGCACCACCGCTTTTCTTACCAGCGTTCTTCACTATTCAGCTTTCATAGCTTTATGTAGaaatggtggaagctccttccttggaaacttttaaacaaaggctagctggctatctgtcagggatactttgtgtttttcctgcatggcagggggttggaccagatggcccatgtggtctcttccaactctattattatatgacaTGGAAAATACAATAACATGAACAATTGTAACTTCTGTGGGATAACTGTTTTACATTCTAAGACAAAGCCTTAAAAACCCTAGGAAATAATTAAAGGGTCATTTTTCAGTACTGAAAATGACTGAAAACAAGACTCCTATGCCAATATGAATGCTTATAAGAAATCAAAGTATTTTCGCAAAAACATCTCAGATGTTTACTACAATTAATTTTAGTACAAAACTTGAAACTAAACTTCAGGGATATCTCCAAAGTTTTTCCATGGGGACATATATTGAGTTATGACAAAAAGCCTAAAACGGCctccttgctttttctttctaaagGGAAAGTAAAATAATTGACCCAGATGGGAATAAGTGCAATTATAAATTAATGGGAAGCTAACTGAAAATGAAAAGAGATCCAGAACATTACTAACATGAGCCCATAACATGTTTTCACGTTATGGAAAACAGAGAAATCCAAGATGTTTAAGAGGAAACAGTATAAAGTCCTTGCAACTCCCTTTTCATGAAACAAAGAGGTAAATGTGTTTCTTATACTATATGTTTTGCATCTTCAGATTAGTCTGGCTTTAGagaaatttcctttttttaagttACAGAAACTGTGTGTCACTGTCTACATAAGACACCACAGGTATGTAAACACTAGAGTCTGTCAAGCATCTGGCAGAAgacttgggcccttccacatagccctttatcccagaatatcaaggcagaaaatcccacaatatctactttgagctgggttatctgagtccacactcagataatgtgggattttctgccatgatattctggaatataggactgtatggaagggcccttaatagttggtttttaaaaaaacatcaattCTATAAACTTTAAACTGCAAATCAGGGATAGGATAAGGCCACATGCTGACTTATTTAGCCTCATAGAATTTTTAGGGCATATTAATGGCAGTCCTATTGATCGGTTTTATGTTATTGCTATGCTATGAAGCAAAAGGTTAACAGAAATGTAAAGgctcaactttttaaaatgttgttattgAGTGAAAAGTGTTTTCAGATATCCATGTTTCATTATATATTAGTGATGATATTGGTTAGAATTCTACATAGCTTACTTACATAGCTACCTTATTTTTGTAGCTAAGTGGTATTTTCCCCTCCCAATCTCAATCTAGTAGGACAGCAGCCCCTGCAAGCAACAAAAATCAGTTCTCCTGTCAGTCTATGGGCAACAGACTAATGTTTCTAGCTGGCTTGTATGAGTAATTTCTAGTGTAAGGAGGAATTTTGACAGGCATTCTGTTTCTGACTGTCACTCTGGAGATTGCTAGTGGGAGCATAATGAAAACATCAGTCTATTGCATCCCAATTGACAGAATAATGGACTCCCATTGCTTGCAGTAGCAGCTTCCGAGTAAGTCGGCGTTTGGGGACTTTGATAACACCTCcatttttatttaattcataGGGATTGTTAATATAAATCAGTTGTAATTACATAACTCCAGCTTAGTCAGCTGTGTGACCCTGAATTTGACCTGGTATTGCTTGCCAAAACCATAAGGACCCATGGTTGAAATGATCAATGTTATATAAAAAGTGTGTATAAGGTATTAGCAATTCATCAtctactagatcagtgtttctcaaatgtgctcctccaggtgttttggacttcagctctcagaaatcccagccatcttaccagctgttaggaattgtgggagctgaaacccaaaacatctggaggagcacagtttgagaaactctgtacAAGATAAtgtgaacattttaaatcaaattttgAAAAACTATTACCATCACTTGATTATTGACTAGATGAAAAACAAATAGGAAGTCTTCATGaataattgtttatattttgcaAGCAATTAAACTATGAATAAGACTTTGAAATTAACCCTTAATTCTGCACTACAGTTTCCTAGACAAAGCCCAGTCAAACATGGAAATGAAAAATCAAACAAGGATTTTAGAATTCATTCTTCTTGGATTTGAAGATCTACATTATCTGAAAATTCCCCTCTTCCTGCTCTTTTTCTTCATTTACATTCTGACGTTGGCTGGAAATCTTCTCATCATTATACTTGTTGTAACTGACCAACACCTTCACATCCCAATGTATCTTTTCTTAGGAAACTTGTCTTGCCTAGAAGTTTGTTCCAGTTCAACCATTCTGCCTAAGGTACTGGCCAGCTTCCTATTGACCAACAAAGCCATTTTGATTAGGGATTGCATGTTGCAATATTTTTTCTTCTGTGGGTTTACTGGCACAGAATGTTATCTTCTCTCTGTGATGTCTTATGATCGGTACATAGCAATATGCAAACCGCTGCACTATGCCACAATTATGAATAACAGGTTCTGCAGAAATATGGCATTTGGATCTTGGTTAAATGGATTTCTTGCCAGTGCTATTGTAGTTTTATGTATGTTGCAGCTAATTTTCTGCGGTCCCAATGAAATCAACCATTTTTTCTGTGACTCGCCTCCAGTTTTAAAACTCTCCTGCAGTGACACACATGTTGTTTCCATGGTGATATTCCTTCTCTCTTCTGCATTCACATTCCCCCCTTTTATCCTTACTTTGATTTCTTATGTGTGCATCATATTGACAATTTTGAGAATATCCTCTGAAGCAAGGAGACAAAAAGCCTTCTCTACATGTTCCTCTCATCTCCTTGTTGTGACCATTTTCTATGGGACTCtcatgtctgtgtatgtgttgccTGAAACCAATAAGGTGATAAATCTGAAAAAGGTCTTATCCCTCTTCTACACCATTTTGACACCTATGGTGAACCCTTTTATTTACAGTCTGAGGAACCAAGAAGTCAAGATGGCTGCAAGGAAACTATTTCACAAATGTTGGACAAAAAGTTGAGCAAAACgtaaaccccctccccccccaaaaaatctacaattgCAGATCTCTTCTATCTTCCCATCATTAAACTGAATGTGTATTTGCGGAACAATTTTCAGGTTCTGTTTTTATCAATGGCTTTTTCAGAACAAATAGGAACATGGTGTCCATTTATGATGAactgtgtatgccaagtttaggaAGCATGATGTGGACCCCATGGTGTTGTTGAATTTCCTTTACCAACATCTTGCATCATTTGGCCAATTGAGAGGCATTGAGAGTATTCAGTGCAgccaacatctggaggcccaaggAGACCCAtttttgtgtataataataatagcttgtgTGTAAATCAAGAGGGGTATGTTGCTTCTAACATGGATGGACTAAACATTGAGCCAGGAGACATAGCTAATGAGATGCAATTGTGACATCTCCCAATGCTACTCTCTAAAATTTTTACCTTTGAATCTTCTCAAATATGATTATgcagcatttcttttttttaaatgggaaaGTTAGGCAGTAATGATGATTCTGTCACTATCCTATTCATAGAGTTTGCTTATATAGACAACTGGAGGACCTCCTGtgggattctgttagtgtgcTCTGCAACTTTGAGTATTTTGGGAAAGTTGCTCACTATACATTTCTCCAGGACCCCAAAAATGACTGTACTAGGAGGTGAGATATAGATTCTACAACATTGCAGTTATTGAAAATTATATTAGCCAATGTTTTAGGTGCTTAAGattttatattaaattatacTGGAATCTTCAAAACTGGCCTCAAATTATGAAATGGAAGAAGACATTAAGCAATCCTCACATTTGCAAGAACTCAAACCCCAATATTCTTTATATATGAATCACTTTATTAACATTGTAAGGTTCTTCCAATATATATTCTTTTATTTGATCCCAGCAAATTCAAATCATAGATATAAACTAATACCATATTAATGATATTTTGGTTATATGTTGTGTTGGCACTAATACTGTGTTTGGAGTAAATGATTCCATGTGCAATAAAGGGATCTtcttactgctactactactaggaATGACAGGTATGGCCAGCCAAGGCTGTAAgggataacacacacacataccctcaCACGCAAGGCAGGAGAGTGGAATgctaccactgtatattatattttactttgctgccaccaaatatTTGATAagatttcttttgctgccaccttctattgattcataggccacctccttgccAGAATGTTGAAGAAAccacacaaactcttcaggtgaaatgaTACAAGAATATGtggtttattttgttcttgaacagtaaagatgtGTAATGGGTTCAATAAACTGACAGGCTTTACTTTATAGAGAATGGTCATTTAACTTAAGTTCcttaaaagcaatgttccacacacaggaatacaaacaggttattCTGAACCCTTTGAAGTCTCTCTCCACATCAGCTctctaacactatagaggcctactactttcctccctccttcttcctggaaGCTTTAATTATTTTCCTCAAAGACGTATCTTttaacaacaattcccaaaaccCACCCTTCCTTCGTTCCCCTTCAAAACTCCTAACCAACCCTTCAAATTCCAAACTCCCAACTGACCATAATGGCTGCCTtagctccttcttttccctttggcTCCGCCCATCTTCAGTTGCTAAGCTATTCCTTCCAATTTCACCTGTTTACTGCTTTTACACCAACCTTGTAaggtaggccaatccattacaACATTtgacaaatattaaaataagatGGAAAGTTATTCTTATATCTGTATATCAATTTCCACTTACAGCTTTTCTTCATAGTACAGGTTGGAATCTGATTTATACACTCAAATACTGTCTAGCGGAGAGGCaggcgggagagagagagagagagagagagagagataacaaTCAAATGCATAAATTGTTGGTTATTTATGGAGTTCCAAACTTCTTTTGCATGGATTTCTCACATTAACTTTACAAATTCTGGCATAACAGTAGTGTCTCACTAAATATGCACATTGTGGAACAGGTCAGTTCTATTTTCCACAGTTAACATATGAAATATAAGTCTCCAATGAATTCTGGCTATTCTTTGAAAATGGTTTAAGAGAAAATGTAGACTTTTCTTAAAACATTTGAAGACAAGAGATTGTATCCAGTTTTAGTCATACTGAGAAcatatgtaataaaaataatgggcTCATGATTAAAAGTCTCGGATACCTGCTAAATGTAATTAAGTTTTCACCCATCCCACAAGT containing:
- the LOC132779603 gene encoding olfactory receptor 6F1-like; the protein is MAGNLLIVFLVVTDRHLHTPMYFFLGNLSFLESCCSSTVLPNMLSNFLIREKSISMRACFVQFFTFALLGGAECYLLAMMSYDRYLAICKPLHYATIMNARMSVQLAAVSWVCGILVSTSLTMKVTELSFCGSGEIDHFFCDVIPDIRYISCSDTHSVELHSFVYACVFTFPPFILTLSSYVFIIVTILRIPSTSGRQKAFSTCSSHLTVVALYYGTLMLVYLLPRSRHLSRINLCPPLS
- the LOC132779605 gene encoding olfactory receptor 5B21-like, with product MEMKNQTRILEFILLGFEDLHYLKIPLFLLFFFIYILTLAGNLLIIILVVTDQHLHIPMYLFLGNLSCLEVCSSSTILPKVLASFLLTNKAILIRDCMLQYFFFCGFTGTECYLLSVMSYDRYIAICKPLHYATIMNNRFCRNMAFGSWLNGFLASAIVVLCMLQLIFCGPNEINHFFCDSPPVLKLSCSDTHVVSMVIFLLSSAFTFPPFILTLISYVCIILTILRISSEARRQKAFSTCSSHLLVVTIFYGTLMSVYVLPETNKVINLKKVLSLFYTILTPMVNPFIYSLRNQEVKMAARKLFHKCWTKS